One part of the Rutidosis leptorrhynchoides isolate AG116_Rl617_1_P2 chromosome 1, CSIRO_AGI_Rlap_v1, whole genome shotgun sequence genome encodes these proteins:
- the LOC139889662 gene encoding uncharacterized protein, protein MLKLKLGECVSDRKVQETSRKELALEGTPLEPESSDANSDDLLARFLVGPPSDELFVNIDPTHTYGYLRSCPPTLGVGRPRRVRRGSRVATFGRIRVGSWNIGTSTGKRIELVDTFLKSKVDIGCVQETRWKGEGAVDVKDYRLWYSGSRIARNGVGIFLGKPHKDNVVDMGRFRIMSVSLIIKEETFTVISTYAPHTGLSDAEKKSFWDLLDEVVRGFPADHRLIIGGDLNGHIGAEAEGYEGAHRGFGFGPRNEEGRSILEFSIAHELVVANSFFKKRDAQLATFYSGGRSTQIDFLLLRKGELRTCKDCKVLPALTCSSKHILLVMDLVTRGRVGRRARVVQHRILWKNLHGAKAETFRATVADRLSVEGDNVAHTDVDQIWNRMASTIREVAKEALGVTLGTSRAHKSSTESWWLSDDVQTKVVLKQTRFRELITFEEGTPAERTRVEERYKEAKREAKKAVAIAKDKAYEDLYRKLDSKEGANDIYRIAKARERRGRDLVNVKYIKDEAGQSIVREDLIRKRWEEYFSSLFGRDRPERNGELHDEVREYQNNCFCTSINHE, encoded by the exons ATGCTGAAGTTGAAGTTAGGTGAATGTGTGAGTGATAGGAAGGTTCAGGAAACCTCGAGAAAGGAGCTG GCTCTAGAAGGAACGCCACTTGAGCCCGAATCCTCTGATGCCAATTCAGACGATCTTCTTGCTCGCTTTCTGGTGGGACCACCATCTGACGAactcttt GTTAATATAGACCCTACACATACTTATGGTTACTTGAGGTCATGTCCTCCTACTTTAGGGGTGGGTAGGCCTAGAAGGGTTAGAAGAGGTAGTAGGGTAGCCACCTTTGGTAGGATTAGAGTGGGTAGTTGGAATATAGGAACCTCGACGGGCAAGAGGATTGAGCTCGTTGATACCTTTCTTAAGAGTAAGGTGGACATAGGGTGtgttcaagagactagatggaagggtgAAGGGGCGGTTGATGTTAAGGACTATAGGTTGTGGTACTCGGGTTCTAGGATAGCACGGAACGGGGTAGGTATCTTTTTGGGAAAACCACATAAGGATAACGTCGTTGACATGGGTAGGTttaggattatgtcggttagtcTAATTATTAAGGAGGAGACTTTTACGGTCATTAGCACATACGCACCTCATACGGGTTTAAGTGATGCGGAAAAGAAGAGTTTTTGGGATTTGTTAGATGAGGTAGTGAGGGGGTTCCCGGCTGACCATCGACTGATTATAGGTGGTGATCTGAATGGACACATAGGAGCGGAGGCAGAAGGTTACGAGGGAGCCCATAGGGGCTTTGGGTTTGGTCCTAGAAATGAAGAAGGGCGCTCAATTCTTGAGTTTTCCATTGCCCACGAGTTGGTTGTAGCAAACTCTTTCTTCAAGAAGAGGGATGCTCAGTTAGCCACTTTTTATAGCGGGGGTCGTAGCACCCAGATTGACTTTTTGCTCCTTCGTAAAGGGGAACTCAGGACATGTAAGGACTGTAAGGTCCTTCCAGCCTTGACGTGCTCCTCCAAGCATATATTGTTGGTCATGGACCTAGTCACCCGGGGAAGAGTTGGCAGGAGGGCCAGGGTTGTGCAACATAGAATCCTTTGGAAGAACCTACATGGTGCAAAGGCGGAGACTTTTAGAGCGACTGTTGCTGATAGATTGAGTGTAGAAGGGGATAACGTAGCTCATACTGACGTAGACCAGATATGGAACCGCATGGCATCTACTATCAGAGAGGTGGCAAAAGAAGCTTTAGGGGTGACATTAGGGACATCGAGAGCCCACAAGAGTAGTACAGAATCGTGGTGGCTTAGTGATGATGTCCAAACGAAAGTCGTGTTAAAGCAGacgaggtttagggagctcattactTTTGAAGAAGGAACGCCTGCAGAGAGGACTAGGGTAGAAGAAagatataaagaagctaaaagagaagcaAAGAAGGCCGTAGCAATTGCAAAAGACAAAGCTTATGAAGATTTATATAGGAAACTAGACTCCAAGGAGGGAGCCAATGACATATATAGAATAGCTAAAGCTAGGGAGCGAAGAGGCAGGGACTTAGTTAACGTTAAATATATCAAGGATGAAGCAGGTCAAAGTATAGTGAGAGAAGACCtcattaggaaaagatgggaagagtaTTTTTCATCCCTTTTCGGTAGGGATAGACCTGAGCGGAACGGGGAACTCCACGACGAGGTTCGTGAATATCAAAACAACTGTTTCTGCACGAGCATTAACCACGAGTAA